A stretch of DNA from Melioribacteraceae bacterium 4301-Me:
TTGAGCCTAAATCCGCTGTTACACCTGGACAGTCATTAGTTTTATATGATAACAGCGGTTATTTGTTGGCGGGGGGTACGATAACTTCTGAGAACTAAGAAAAAGACTTTTCTAATTCATCAATATTTACGATATTTGCAGCAAAATTATTGTAATTTATAACTAAAGGAGAAAGGTCTTCGAACAGAAGTATGGTACAAACGGTTCTCTTAATGCTAAGGTTTTACTATTAAATCAAAGTTATGAGCCTCTTACAATTTGCAATGTAAAAAAGGCAATTGTATTAATGGTCCTTGGCAAAGCTGAACTAGTAGCAAATAATGACCACAAAAAAGTTAGATCAGTTAAAGTTTCCTATCCTTGGCCAAGTGTAATTCGACTTAACGAATATGTTAGACTTCCTTTTCAAAAAATAATTCTCACACGAAGAAACATCCTTAAAAGAGATGGTCACAGATGTGCTTATTGCGGAAGGGGCGATTTACCTTTAACTATTGACCATATAATACCAAAATCTAAAGGCGGAGATGAAAGCTGGGAAAATCTTGTTGCAGCTTGTATTGTATGCAACAATAAAAAAGGTGACAGAACACCAGAAGAAGCAAACATGAAACTGTTAATTAAACCTTACACGCCAAATCATATTATGTTTATTAGAAATTATGTTGGAAAAATTGAAGAAACGTGGAAACCATTCCTATTTCACTAATATCATTTGTATACAGTCCTATTTATTATGCAGAAATTACATTACAATGCCACAAAGCAAACTATTTAAGTTACATAAGATAAAAGAAGACTTTTTAACCATTCAGTTCAAAAAAATCCAACAAATCCAAATTTTTCGTTATCTTTGCCTCAATTAAAATTGTCTAACTCTCAAAAATAAAGTGGAAAAATGCCTAAAAAAAGAATTCTTAGCGGAATGCGTCCAACAGGTAAACTTCACCTCGGTAATTATGTCGGTGCTTTAGAAAATTGGATTAAACTTCAAGACGATTATGAAAGTTATTTTTTAATTGCAGATTATCATGTTCTTACAACAGATTTATCAACCGAGAAAATATATAGTAATTCTATCGAAATGTTAATTGACTGGCTATCAGCAGGTTTAGATCCTGTAAAAGCGCCTATGTTTAGGCAATCGCAAATAAAACAGCATACAGAATTATTCTTAATTTTTTCAATGTTAATAACTAAAGCTAGACTTGAAAGAAATCCAACTTTAAAAGAGCAAGTACGCGATTTAAACATAGAAAACATAATTTATGGACATCTTGGCTACCCGGTCTTACAAGCAGTTGACATTCTTCTCTACAAAGGTGAATTAGTTCCTGTAGGAGAAGACCAATTACCTCATATCGAAATTACACGTGAAATTGCAAGAAAATTTAATTCTCAATATTGTCTTAATAATCCAATATTTCCTGAGCCTGAAGGATTAATTACAGAATTTGCTCGATTGCCCGGATTAGATGGTAAGAGAATGAGCAAATCATTGGGTAATACAATTTATCTTTCTGACGGACCTGATGTTGTGAAAAGTAAATTGCGTAAAGCAGTTACAGACCCATTAAAAGTTAGAAAGAACGATCCTGGTAGACCAGAGATTTGTCTTGTGTTTACATATCACAAAAAATTTAATCCTTCAGAAACACCACAAATTGAAAAAGATTGCCGCAGCGGCGTGCTTGGTTGTGTAGATTGCAAATTAAAATGTTCTGAAAAAATTAACTCCATACTTGAACCAATTCTACAAAAAAGAAAGTACTACGAAAGTAATTTAGATGAAGTAAAAAATATTTTACTCGATAGTGAAAAACGAGCCAGAGTAATTGCAACTGAAACAATGGAAGAAGTTCACACACAAATGAAACTAGGCTGAACTATGTATAAAATTCGATTACAGGAATTTGAAGGACCTTTGGATTTATTGCTGTTTTTTATTAAAAGAGATGAACTGAACATTTACGATATTCCTATTTCTAAAATTACTAAAGAGTTTATGGAATATTTACACATGCTGCAAGAATTGGATTTGGAAACTGTAGGTGATTTTATCCTAATGGCTGCTACACTAATGCAAATTAAAGTAAAAATGCTGCTGCCAAGAGAAATTGATGATAAAGGAGAGGAAATTGACCCAAGAGCTGATTTAGTTAGGGCATTGTTAGAATATAAGCGCTATAAAGAAGTTTCAGAAGAAATGAGTTTATTAGAAGCTAATCAAAGAAAAATTGCTTTTAGAGGTAATTTCAATGCTGACTTAAAAGAAAAACCCAGCGATTTGAATGTGCTGCTGAAGAATATAACATTGTATGATCTGATAAAAGCTTATAAACATGCTTTAATGAACATGCCTGAACAAACCGTTCACGAAATTCAAAAGCTTAATGTAACTATAGAAGAACAAATTGAATATATATCGCAAAAAATTAATCAAAGAAATGAGATTACATTTATTGAGCTAATTAAGGATTTTAAAGAAAAAATTCGTGTAATAGTTACCTTTATTGCAATGCTTGAAATGGTTAAAATGGGACAAATTGGACTTCGCGAATCAAACAAGTTTAACGATTTTATTATTTATGGGCTAAACAATGGATAGTATTTATAAGTCAATTATAGAAGCATTGATTTTTGCTTCCGACGAACCAATCGCAGCTAACGATATAATAAAAGTTATTAAAGAAATTGACGGTCAAGATATTGAAATCACAATTGATGATATTGAGGCAACTATTAATGAACTTAATCTAAAATATCAGAATAATGAAAACTCTTTTAATATCCTGAAAATTGCAGAGGGATACGTCTTTGGTACTAAACAAGAATATGCTAAATACTTGGGCTACCTTACCACCGAAAAAAATAAAAGAAGATTAAGTCAAGCTGCTTTAGAAACTTTGGCTATTATAGCGTATAAACAACCTATTACAAAACCTGAAATTGAATCTATCAGAGGTGTTAATTCAGATTACATGATTAATACACTGTTAGAAAAAAATTTAATAACAATAAAAGGCAGGTCAGAAACAGTAGGCAGACCATTGCTTTATGTTACCACAAAAGAATTTTTAAAGTATTTTGGACTCAATACCATTAACGACCTTCCTAAACCGCGCGAAATTGAAGAGATAATGAAAGATGAAGATTTTCTTGAACAAAAAAGAAAAATAATGATGAATGGTATTGAAGAAAGTTTAGAAACTGAAATTGAAGATGAAACAGAATCAGGAAATGAAGATACGCTTGAATAGGTTCCTTTCAGAATGTGGCTTGGGCTCACGCAGAAAAGTTGAGGAATTAATTAAAACAGGACGCATTGAGGTAAACAATAATATTGTGACTGACCTTACTGTAAAAATCAATCCCCAAATTGATAAAGTTAAATATGATGGTGAATTGCTTAGACCGCAAAAAAAAGTATACTACTTATTGAACAAACCAAAAGGATTTGTGACAACGTTGAACGACGAAAAAAAAAGAAAAACTGTAATTGAACTCATTAACACTAATAAACGAATTTTTCCTGTGGGAAGGTTAGATTACAACACCACAGGTGTTTTGCTGCTGACTAACGATGGTCAGTTGACAAATTTTTTATTGCATCCTCGTAATAAAATAGAACGAGAATACGTTGTAGTAATTAATAAACCATTACATGAAAAAGATAGTGCTAGATTACTTAAAGGAATTTTTTTAGACGGGAGAAAAAGTTTTTTTTTAGCTTTAGAGTATATTAAAAAGGGCAATAAAATTTTAAAGGTAACAACTAATGAAGGCAGATATCATTTTGTTAAAAGAATGTTTCAAGCTTTAGGATACAATGTAGTTGAACTAAGAAGAATTAGATTTGGTCCGTTTAATCTAAGCGGTCTTAAAATTGGTGAATATCGAGAAATTTCTGAAACAGAATTAAAAAAACTTGTTAACTATGAGAAGTTTATATAGGACAATTATTACTATAATATTACTGTTTACCTCTGTAGCAGAAGCACAAAAAGATTCATCGATTGTTAGGTCCAAGCAAACTGCAAATGCTTTAATTGAATTAAGAGAGCAGCTCGACGATTTATTTAATGATCCAAATTTTAGCGATGCAAATTGGGGAGTGGTAATTAAATCATTAAAAACCGGTGAAATACTGTACAAAAAGAATCCGGATAAATTATTTTATCCTGCATCAGATATGAAATTGTTCACTACGTCGGCTGCTTTGCTTTTGTTAGGCTCTAATTATAAATACATCACGCAATTATTTACAAATGGTGAATTGAAAGATTCAACATTAAATGGTGATTTAATTTTAGTGGGAAGTGGAGATCCCACAATATCAAACCGTTTTACAGGTGGTTCCAGTACAAAAATTTTTGAGGATTGGGCAGATACTCTCCTGTCAAAAGGTATTAAATATATTAATGGGAACTTAGTTGGCGATAACAGCGCATTTGACAATGTAGGCCTTGGTAAAGGTTGGCCGTGGGATAATCTTTCGGATTGGTTTTCAGCTCCATCTTCAGCAATTAGTTTTAATGACAACACAGTTGAAATTGATGTCTTTCCATCGGAAGTAAATTTCCCTGCTAAAGTTTCAATTGACCCAAATACAAGCTATGTGAAAATTATACCTAAAGTAATAACTGTCGCTGGTAACGATAAAACTAAAATTCAGGTAACAAGACAGCAAGGAACGGGCCTAATTACCGTAGCAGGCAAAATTAATGTTCAAGAAGATAAATATATTTATCATGTTGCAATAGAAGACCCTGTTATGTATACGCTTACTGTACTAAAAGAAACCTTTGAAAAGAAGGGCATTAGTATTAATGGGTATATTACCGATATAAAAAATTTTCATAAACGAATATCCTATGATAATTTGTTGCCGCTTATAAAGCATTTTTCAGTGCCTGTTTATGAAATGATTAAAGAGACAAATAAAAACAGTAATAATTTTTATGCAGAACAATTATTAAAAACAATTGGCTTAGAGCTGTTTAACTACGGTTCAACAGAAAATGGCGTTAAAGCTTGCAATGAATTATTTAAAAATATGGGTATTAATCCGGATAATATGGTTATGGCCGATGGTTCGGGTTTATCAAGACTAAATCTTGTTACTCCTCGACAAATAGTCAATCTACTCAGTTACATGTATAAAACAAATGAATTCGAAAAATTTTATGCTTCATTACCAATAGCCGGTGTTGATGGTACTCTTGTTAACAGAATGAGAAAAACAAATGCTGAAAATAATGTTCGTGCTAAAGGAGGGTATAATATTGCAACCTCGTCGTTATCGGGTTATCTGCGAACTACTGCCGGTGAACCAATTGCTTTTTCAATGATAGTTAATAATTACCTTGTACCTACAACTTTGGCTATTTATGTACAAGACAACGCGTGTCAAAGATTAATTAATTTTAATAGGAATTAACCTCTGGAGGTAAATTGGAAAATACTAACCAAATTCAAGATTTGAACACTCTAATACAGCGCCGTTTAGAAGAGTTAGAACAATTGTATAAACTGGGTATTCAGCCTTATTCTTATAGCTTTGATGTTGACTCTTATTCTTTAACAATCAAAGAGAATTATGATAAATATGAAGGGAAAGATGTTAAAATTGCCGGGAGAATTATGGCTATTAGGCGTATGGGGAAAGCCTCTTTTGCTCATATTCAAGATAAAGAGGGAAGAATTCAAATTTATTTAAAAAAAGATGACTTAGGAGAAAATTACGAAGTATTCAAATTATTGGATATTGGTGATTTCATAGGAATTTCAGGATATGTATTTAAGACAAAAACCGGCGAAATTTCAGTCCACACAAAAAATTTAACAGTCCTTGCAAAATCAATTAGACCAATTCCCATTGCAAAAGAAGCAATTGACGAATCGGGTAATAAAATAATTTATGACCAATTCGCAGATAAAGAACTTCGATATCGTCAGAGATACGTTGATTTAATAGTTAATCCAGATGTAAGAAAAGTTTTTATAACGCGTTCTAAGATTATAAGTCAAATTAGAAAGTTTCTTGATTCGAAAGGATTAATTGAAGTTGAGACGCCAATACTACAACCACTTTATGGCGGTGCTGCTGCTCGTCCTTTTATTACTCATCATAACTCTCTTGATATTGACCTATATTTAAGAATAGCTGATGAATTATACCTAAAAAGACTTATTGTTGGCGGCTTTGATGCTGTTTACGAAATTTCTAAGGATTTTCGTAATGAGGGAATGGACCGTACTCACAACCCAGAATTTACTATGCTGGAATTATACGTCGCCTACAAAGATTACTACTGGATGATGGATTTTGTTGAAGAAATGTTTTTAAATATTTGTACTGATGTTTTTGGTACAACACAATTTGTGATTGAAGACAAAAAGATTGATTTTCGGTCACCGTGGAAAAGAATTTTTATGGTTGATGAAATTCAAAAAGCTACTGGGTTGAACGTAATGGATGCAAGTCAAGAAGTTCTAAAAAATTATTTAAAGGAAAACGGAATTAAATTAGATGGTGGAGAAAATAAAGGTAAGCTGATTGATGAAATTTTTGAATTTGCGGTTCAGCCTCATCTAATTCAGCCAACTTTTGTAATCGATTATCCATTAGAAATTTCACCACTTGCCAAAAAGCACCGTTCTAAAGCTGGCTTGGTTGAAAGATTTGAAGCATTTGTATTGGGCAGAGAGATATGTAATGCTTTTAGCGAACTTAATGATCCAATAGACCAAAAAAATCGTTTTATTGAACAATCAAAATTAAGGGAAGAAGGAGATGAAGAAGCTCATCAAATAGATGAAGATTTTATACGTGCTTTAGAATATGGAATGCCCCCTACAGCAGGTCTTGGCGTTGGAATAGACAGACTTGTAATGCTTCTTACAAATCAGCCTTCAATAAGGGATGTGATTCTATTCCCGCAAATGAAACCAGAAAAGTAGTAACTAAAGAAGCTTTTATGAATTTTAGAGATAAAATTTTTCCTTACATCTTATCAATAATTGTAGGCGTCTACATAGGATATCAGTTGAACTATTTTACCAACAACAAAATTGATAAACAAGCTGAAAAATTCTATGATGTATTAGAATACACTAAAAAATATTATGTTAATTCTATTGATACGAAAGAGCTGGTGGAGGACGCAATTAAAGGGATGTTTGATAAATTAGACCCGCATACAATTTATCTTTCACCTACAGAAGAACGACAATCAGAAGAAGAATTTAAAGGAAATTTTTATGGGATTGGAATTGAATTCCAAATCATTAATGACTCAATTACGGTTGTAACTCCTATAAACGGAGGTCCAAGTGAACAGGTAGGTATTTTACCCGGCGACCGAATTGTAAAAATAAATGACAAAAGTTCAGTTGGACTTAGTAACGAGGAGGTAATTAGAACATTAAGAGGAGAAAAAGGCACCCAGGTAAAATTAACAGTTTACAGACCATACACAAAAAAAATAATTGACTTTAATCTTACTAGAGCCGAAATTGCTATAAATTCTGTTGACTCTGCATTTATGTATGATAACTCCACGGGCTATATTAATCTAATTAGATTTTCCGCAACAACTACCGAAGAAATGGAGAAAGCATTAAAAAGTCTCTCTGAAAAAGGAATGAAAAGATTAATCTTAGACCTTAGAAACAACCCTGGTGGTTATTTAGATCAAGCTTATCAAGTAGCTGATTTTTTTATTGATGATCATAAATTAATAGTATCAACCAAAGGAAGACTTAATGAATTTAATGAAGATTTTATAGCACAAAAATCATATCCTTATGAAAAAATACCCATTGTAGTTCTTGTTAACAAAGGTACAGCATCTGCAAGTGAAATTGTGGCAGGTGCTATTCAAGATTGGGATAGAGGATTGATTGTTGGAGAAACAACGTTTGGCAAGGGGTTAGTACAAAAACCAATTATATTAAATGATAGTTCTGCAATTAGGATTACTGTTGCTAAATACTTTACGCCAAGCGGAAGAGAAATCCAAAGAAATTATGACAATAAAAAACTATATTACAAAGAACCAATAAACAGACCAGAAATAAATAGTGATAATTGGCAACATAACCTTGAAAAAGATTCCAGTAAAAATATTTACAAAACTATAAGTGGGCGACAAATTTTTGGCGGTGGTGGTATTACGCCAGATTATTTAGTTGAACCTACAAAATTTTCTAATTTGGAAACACAAATTAGGCAAGCTAATGCTTTTTATTTGTTTGTTAGAAATTACATGGATAAAAATGGTGCTAAATTAAAAACGGAATACAGCGACTTAAATTTTTTCTTGAAAAAGTTTTACTTTACCGCTGCCGAGCTTAATGAGTTTGTAAAGTATTTAGGCAAATTAAAAATTAAGGTCAACAAACCGCAATTTGAACAAGAAGAAAAACAAATTGGAACTATTCTTAAAGCCTATGTTGCCCGTGAACTCTGGAAAAACTTAGGATGGTATTCAGTTGTTTTGCCTAACGATTTACAATTTGTTAAGGCTTATAGTCTTTTAAATAAAGCTGAGGCTATACTTAAGACAAATCAGAACAATAAATTTTAGTTAACTATAACTCATATGAATGAAGTAAAATTATTTCCTTACAAAAGCATAATGCCTCAAATTCATCCATCTGTTTTTTTAGCGAGTGGCGTAAAGATTATTGGAGATGTAAAAATAGAAGAGAACTCTAGTATTTGGTATAATACTGTTATAAGGGGAGATGTGCATTATATTAAAATTGGGAAAAGTACCAATATACAAGACATGTGCATGCTGCATGTAACCAATGATAAATTTCCATTAATTATAGGAAATAATATTACCGTTGGTCATTCAGTAACACTGCATGGCTGTGTGTTAAACGATAATTGTCTAATAGGAATGGGTTCGGTGGTATTAGATGGTGCAATTGTAGAAAAAAATTCGATTGTGGCTGCTGGTGCAGTGGTTCGTCCAGGTTTTATTGTGCCATCTGGAAAATTAGTTGCCGGTGTTCCTGCAAAAATAGTTAGAGAATTATCACATAGTGAGATAGAAGAAATAATCGCTTCTGCTAAAAGATATGTTGAATATGCAAGTATAACAAAGAATTCACTTTTACATAAAAGCGATAACTGATGAAAATAAAATTTTGGGGTACAAGAGGCTCTATACCAATTCCTGGTATAAATACCTTAGAGTTTGGTGGTAATACTCCATGTGTGCAAATTACAGATGAAAATGGTAAAGCTTTAATATTAGATGCAGGCACAGGTATAAGAGAATTAGGTAAACAAATTATATCACAGAATTCACTGTTCAAAATTAATTTATTGGTTTCACATTCACACTGGGACCATATTCAAGGCTTGCCATTTTTTGAACCATTGTACCATAAAGAATATGAAATCAATATATACTCGTATGCACATCAGGGAATTGAAGGGTTTGAAATATTCGAGGCGCAGTGGCATCCGCTTTTTTTCCCAGTTAAAAAAGATGTTCTTAAAGCTACTATTAAATACAATGCAATTGTGGAGGATATGAAATACAACATCGGCGGATTTTTAGTTTCTACAAAAAAAATGAATCATAGCAAAGGAACTCTCGGCTTTCGGATTCATTCTGTTAAAGATATTGTTTATATGACTGACAACGAGCTGATCTTTGACACTGAGAGTCCGTTCAGTATGAAAAACATTTTTGATAAAAATAAAGAATTAGTAGAGTTTTGCAGAGGCTGCGACTATTTAATTCATGATTCAATGTATTCACTTAAAGATAATATAAGTAAAATAGGATGGGGACATTCAAACAATATTTCGGTGCTTCAGTTTGCTGAAATTGCGGAAGTAAAAAATCTTATTTTATTTCATTATGATCCTGATTATTCCGACAAAGATTTGAATAAATTAATTAATGAATCTAATAATTATATTCGTCATCTAAATTATAAAATTAATTGTGTTGCTAGTAAAGAAGGATTAGAAATTACTTTATAACAAACTTCTGATATTATGATTAAAGGCTTATCTGTTTATGCAGAAAAACAATACAAAATTAACAAATCCAACATCCATCTATTGATAGGTCGATTAAAAATCCATCTTAATTTTTTCATTAGTTATTTATCTATAAATTTTGTAAATAACGAACAAATACTTGCTATCAATAAAAAGTTTTTAGGTCATAATTATTTTACTGATGTTATAACCTTTAATTATTCTAAAGAAAGTAATAATTTTGACGGCGAAATTTTAATAAGTATTGATGAAGCTAAAAAAAATGCTAAAAAATATAAAGTTGACTTAAATGAAGAGATTGCAAGATTAATTATTCACGGAGTTTTACATTTGTTAGGTTTTGACGACCAAAATAGTAAAAAGAGAATCATCATGAAGTCTTATGAAGATAAATTAATAAATATCAATAAAAAATATTTACAAAATTTAATTGAAACAGAATGACATCGAAAATTGTTGAAGTGCTAACAAAAATTTTAGAAGGATTAAATAATAATTACTCTTTGGAAGAGGTGAATAAAATTCTTTTAAAAGAAAAGAAATTTGATCAAAAGACTGTGAGTGTTGCTTTTAGCCTGATATTCGATAAAGTGCTAACAAAAAAGACATTTGAAAATAAAGCAAAAAATAAGAGAAGCGAGGACTTGAGGATATTAAGTGAAGAAGAAAGGGAAATTTTAGGACTCGAAAATTATAATTACTTGCTCCATTTAATAAACGTTGGCTTAATTGATTCTAAAAATGTCGAGACAATTTTAGAGCAAGTAATGATGTTCCCAGAAACACAGATTACTAAAAGTGAGATCAATTGGATAATACTTTTGTCTCTTGTTGACTTTAATTCTGAAATACTACCAGGTAGCAGGGTGCTATTGTATTCTTCCGATACTATTAATTAAAAGGATTGTTTATGAACAAAAATTTGATTTTGGTGGAATCTCCATCTAAAGCTAAGACTATCAACAAATATTTAGGTAAAGACTTTATTGTCGAAGCAACAGTCGGCCATTTAAAGAATCTTCCTAAAACAAAATTAGGTGTGGATATTGAGAATGGGTTTCGTCCATCATTATTGAACATACGGGGCAAAGGAGATATTATAAAAAAAATAAAAGAACTCGCATCTAAATCAAATACTGTATTTATAGCAACTGACCCTGATAGGGAAGGGGAGGCAATAGCTCAAGATATTGCCGATTTAATTAATGGCAAGACAAATGCGAAAATTAAGAGGGTATTATTTAACGAAATAACCAAACATTCCGTTAAAGCTGCTATTGAGAATCCGAAAGAAATTAATATTAATCTTGTTAATTCTCAACGCGCACGACGCGTAATGGACCGTATAATTGGCTATAAAATTAGTCCTTTCCTTTGGAAAGCTGTTGTAGATAGTGGTTCACTCTCGGCCGGTAGAGTGCAATCGGTTGCACTTAGGCTTGTTTGTGAACGCGAAGAGGAGATTGAGAAGTTCGTACCTACCGAATATTGGAATCTTATTGCACAGTTCATGACAGAAGACGGCAAGGAATTCTCCGCTAAACTTTACGAAATGGAGGGTAAGCAGCTTAAAGTTCAGCCGAAACCTGAAATGACCGAAGAAGATTGGAAAGAATTTCTTAAAAATAATTTTGCAATTAACACAGAATCATTAGCTAAAGAGATTGCTACTAAAATAGAATCAAAAAATAAATTTGTTATAAGTGATATAACTAAAAAAGAAAACAAAAGAAATCCTTTCCCACCTTTCATTACAAGTACACTGCAAGTAGAAGCTTCAAGAAAATTAGGTTTTAGACCTAAAAAAACAATGATGTTAGCACAAAATTTGTATGAAGGAATTGAACTTGGTAAAGAAGGGCCCACAGGATTAATTACTTACATGAGAACTGACTCTACTCGATTAAGCGAAGAAATAATTTATGAAGCGAGAAGTTTTATCGAACATAATTTTGGCAAAAATCACCTTCCTGCAAGACCAAGAAACTATGAACAGAAAAATAAAAAACATGTTCAAGATGCTCATGAAGCTATTCGTCCCACATCATTAAAATACACACCTGAATATGTAAAGCCTTTTTTGTCAAACGATCAATACAAATTATATGAACTAATATGGAAACGATTTATTG
This window harbors:
- a CDS encoding HNH endonuclease; the protein is MVLGKAELVANNDHKKVRSVKVSYPWPSVIRLNEYVRLPFQKIILTRRNILKRDGHRCAYCGRGDLPLTIDHIIPKSKGGDESWENLVAACIVCNNKKGDRTPEEANMKLLIKPYTPNHIMFIRNYVGKIEETWKPFLFH
- the trpS gene encoding tryptophan--tRNA ligase; translated protein: MPKKRILSGMRPTGKLHLGNYVGALENWIKLQDDYESYFLIADYHVLTTDLSTEKIYSNSIEMLIDWLSAGLDPVKAPMFRQSQIKQHTELFLIFSMLITKARLERNPTLKEQVRDLNIENIIYGHLGYPVLQAVDILLYKGELVPVGEDQLPHIEITREIARKFNSQYCLNNPIFPEPEGLITEFARLPGLDGKRMSKSLGNTIYLSDGPDVVKSKLRKAVTDPLKVRKNDPGRPEICLVFTYHKKFNPSETPQIEKDCRSGVLGCVDCKLKCSEKINSILEPILQKRKYYESNLDEVKNILLDSEKRARVIATETMEEVHTQMKLG
- a CDS encoding ScpA family protein, encoding MYKIRLQEFEGPLDLLLFFIKRDELNIYDIPISKITKEFMEYLHMLQELDLETVGDFILMAATLMQIKVKMLLPREIDDKGEEIDPRADLVRALLEYKRYKEVSEEMSLLEANQRKIAFRGNFNADLKEKPSDLNVLLKNITLYDLIKAYKHALMNMPEQTVHEIQKLNVTIEEQIEYISQKINQRNEITFIELIKDFKEKIRVIVTFIAMLEMVKMGQIGLRESNKFNDFIIYGLNNG
- the scpB gene encoding SMC-Scp complex subunit ScpB codes for the protein MDSIYKSIIEALIFASDEPIAANDIIKVIKEIDGQDIEITIDDIEATINELNLKYQNNENSFNILKIAEGYVFGTKQEYAKYLGYLTTEKNKRRLSQAALETLAIIAYKQPITKPEIESIRGVNSDYMINTLLEKNLITIKGRSETVGRPLLYVTTKEFLKYFGLNTINDLPKPREIEEIMKDEDFLEQKRKIMMNGIEESLETEIEDETESGNEDTLE
- a CDS encoding pseudouridine synthase, giving the protein MNRFLSECGLGSRRKVEELIKTGRIEVNNNIVTDLTVKINPQIDKVKYDGELLRPQKKVYYLLNKPKGFVTTLNDEKKRKTVIELINTNKRIFPVGRLDYNTTGVLLLTNDGQLTNFLLHPRNKIEREYVVVINKPLHEKDSARLLKGIFLDGRKSFFLALEYIKKGNKILKVTTNEGRYHFVKRMFQALGYNVVELRRIRFGPFNLSGLKIGEYREISETELKKLVNYEKFI
- the dacB gene encoding D-alanyl-D-alanine carboxypeptidase/D-alanyl-D-alanine-endopeptidase, whose product is MRSLYRTIITIILLFTSVAEAQKDSSIVRSKQTANALIELREQLDDLFNDPNFSDANWGVVIKSLKTGEILYKKNPDKLFYPASDMKLFTTSAALLLLGSNYKYITQLFTNGELKDSTLNGDLILVGSGDPTISNRFTGGSSTKIFEDWADTLLSKGIKYINGNLVGDNSAFDNVGLGKGWPWDNLSDWFSAPSSAISFNDNTVEIDVFPSEVNFPAKVSIDPNTSYVKIIPKVITVAGNDKTKIQVTRQQGTGLITVAGKINVQEDKYIYHVAIEDPVMYTLTVLKETFEKKGISINGYITDIKNFHKRISYDNLLPLIKHFSVPVYEMIKETNKNSNNFYAEQLLKTIGLELFNYGSTENGVKACNELFKNMGINPDNMVMADGSGLSRLNLVTPRQIVNLLSYMYKTNEFEKFYASLPIAGVDGTLVNRMRKTNAENNVRAKGGYNIATSSLSGYLRTTAGEPIAFSMIVNNYLVPTTLAIYVQDNACQRLINFNRN
- the lysS gene encoding lysine--tRNA ligase, translated to MENTNQIQDLNTLIQRRLEELEQLYKLGIQPYSYSFDVDSYSLTIKENYDKYEGKDVKIAGRIMAIRRMGKASFAHIQDKEGRIQIYLKKDDLGENYEVFKLLDIGDFIGISGYVFKTKTGEISVHTKNLTVLAKSIRPIPIAKEAIDESGNKIIYDQFADKELRYRQRYVDLIVNPDVRKVFITRSKIISQIRKFLDSKGLIEVETPILQPLYGGAAARPFITHHNSLDIDLYLRIADELYLKRLIVGGFDAVYEISKDFRNEGMDRTHNPEFTMLELYVAYKDYYWMMDFVEEMFLNICTDVFGTTQFVIEDKKIDFRSPWKRIFMVDEIQKATGLNVMDASQEVLKNYLKENGIKLDGGENKGKLIDEIFEFAVQPHLIQPTFVIDYPLEISPLAKKHRSKAGLVERFEAFVLGREICNAFSELNDPIDQKNRFIEQSKLREEGDEEAHQIDEDFIRALEYGMPPTAGLGVGIDRLVMLLTNQPSIRDVILFPQMKPEK
- a CDS encoding S41 family peptidase; this translates as MNFRDKIFPYILSIIVGVYIGYQLNYFTNNKIDKQAEKFYDVLEYTKKYYVNSIDTKELVEDAIKGMFDKLDPHTIYLSPTEERQSEEEFKGNFYGIGIEFQIINDSITVVTPINGGPSEQVGILPGDRIVKINDKSSVGLSNEEVIRTLRGEKGTQVKLTVYRPYTKKIIDFNLTRAEIAINSVDSAFMYDNSTGYINLIRFSATTTEEMEKALKSLSEKGMKRLILDLRNNPGGYLDQAYQVADFFIDDHKLIVSTKGRLNEFNEDFIAQKSYPYEKIPIVVLVNKGTASASEIVAGAIQDWDRGLIVGETTFGKGLVQKPIILNDSSAIRITVAKYFTPSGREIQRNYDNKKLYYKEPINRPEINSDNWQHNLEKDSSKNIYKTISGRQIFGGGGITPDYLVEPTKFSNLETQIRQANAFYLFVRNYMDKNGAKLKTEYSDLNFFLKKFYFTAAELNEFVKYLGKLKIKVNKPQFEQEEKQIGTILKAYVARELWKNLGWYSVVLPNDLQFVKAYSLLNKAEAILKTNQNNKF
- a CDS encoding gamma carbonic anhydrase family protein, whose translation is MNEVKLFPYKSIMPQIHPSVFLASGVKIIGDVKIEENSSIWYNTVIRGDVHYIKIGKSTNIQDMCMLHVTNDKFPLIIGNNITVGHSVTLHGCVLNDNCLIGMGSVVLDGAIVEKNSIVAAGAVVRPGFIVPSGKLVAGVPAKIVRELSHSEIEEIIASAKRYVEYASITKNSLLHKSDN
- a CDS encoding MBL fold metallo-hydrolase; translated protein: MKIKFWGTRGSIPIPGINTLEFGGNTPCVQITDENGKALILDAGTGIRELGKQIISQNSLFKINLLVSHSHWDHIQGLPFFEPLYHKEYEINIYSYAHQGIEGFEIFEAQWHPLFFPVKKDVLKATIKYNAIVEDMKYNIGGFLVSTKKMNHSKGTLGFRIHSVKDIVYMTDNELIFDTESPFSMKNIFDKNKELVEFCRGCDYLIHDSMYSLKDNISKIGWGHSNNISVLQFAEIAEVKNLILFHYDPDYSDKDLNKLINESNNYIRHLNYKINCVASKEGLEITL